ATGGCCGCGCTCGGCGCGACTGTCGCCGGCGCCGTCGCCGTCGGCGGGTACGCCGCAACCAGTCACGCCGACGGGGCCGCGTCCGGCACCGTCCGCACCAAGTCGGCCAGCCTGACGGTGCGCTCGGGCCCGTCGACCTCGAGCGCCGCCGTCGGCTCGCTGGCGAAGGGCACGAAGGTCAAGATCACCTGCCAGACCCGCGGCTCGAGCGTCACCGGCACCTTCGGCACCAGCACCTGGTGGAACAAGATCGGCCCGAACCGATACGTGTCGGACGCGTACATCTACACCGGTTCGGACGGCCGGGTCGCGCCGCTGTGCACGACCCCGACCGACAACGGCTCCACCACCGGGTCGGCCGACAAGCGCATCCAGTCGGTGATCGCCGCCGCGAAGTCCCAGATGGGCAAGGGCTACCTGTACTCCTGGGGTGGCGGCGGCAAGAACGGTCCGTCCTACGGGTTCACCTCCCCCAGCGGCTACAACGACGCCAAGCGCTACGGCTACGACTGCTCCGGTCTGACCGAGTTCGCGTTCTGGAAGGGAGCCGGCAAGAGCATCGGCGGCTACAGCGGCGCTCAGGTCAGCTCGGGCAAGCACTACTCCTTCGCGAACCGCAAGCCGGGCGACCTCATCTTCTGGGGCGGCAGCCTGAGCAGCACCACACACGT
This genomic stretch from Calidifontibacter indicus harbors:
- a CDS encoding NlpC/P60 family protein — translated: MQNTKTSTKLGARRTVAMAALGATVAGAVAVGGYAATSHADGAASGTVRTKSASLTVRSGPSTSSAAVGSLAKGTKVKITCQTRGSSVTGTFGTSTWWNKIGPNRYVSDAYIYTGSDGRVAPLCTTPTDNGSTTGSADKRIQSVIAAAKSQMGKGYLYSWGGGGKNGPSYGFTSPSGYNDAKRYGYDCSGLTEFAFWKGAGKSIGGYSGAQVSSGKHYSFANRKPGDLIFWGGSLSSTTHVAIYLGNNKIIEAAPPRDKNSIRISSVYSPGTPLGTVVRPIS